Proteins from one Mytilus trossulus isolate FHL-02 unplaced genomic scaffold, PNRI_Mtr1.1.1.hap1 h1tg001237l__unscaffolded, whole genome shotgun sequence genomic window:
- the LOC134703962 gene encoding LOW QUALITY PROTEIN: cytochrome b-like (The sequence of the model RefSeq protein was modified relative to this genomic sequence to represent the inferred CDS: substituted 5 bases at 5 genomic stop codons), whose protein sequence is MVGNNTVNNINTPKRVGPXRSTNKLVKIMNDRFYDLPCPVNLNAWXRFGSILGLCLIIQLLRGLLLSTHYTAHEDMAFDSVVHIMRNVEKGXMLRNIHANGSSMFFICIYAHIARGLYYGSYLDKTVWYFGVHLFLLTMAEAFLGYTLPWGQMSYWGATVITNILRVIPVVGESMLRYVXGGWTVCNATLKRFYTLHFLLPFVIVAVVFLHLFFLHEKGSNNPLGIERGTMCVPFHPFYTIKDLFGYVCFRFFFIYLVCVDPELLGNHLNYWPANPIKTPIHVQPEWYFMFAYAILRSIPHKAGGVYVMFLSIVVLYLIPSLHRGKYRSLCFYPFNQVVFXVLVGRFIRLTWIGARPVREPYIILGQCLSVIYFSRLLLNPLSLWVWDKLLEYPKFCRSRPVDLKWFKFLAYFKLLKLVNRESSAREWANKCRKI, encoded by the coding sequence ATGGTTGGTAACAATACTGTGAATAATATTAACACGCCTAAGAGGGTTGGTCCGTGACGAAGTACTAATAAGTTGGTGAAGATTATGAATGACAGGTTCTATGATTTGCCTTGTCCTGTAAACTTAAACGCTTGGTGAAGGTTTGGCTCTATACTAGGCTTGTGCCTAATTATCCAACTTCTAAGGGGTCTTTTATTGTCAACTCATTATACTGCTCATGAAGACATGGCATTCGATTCTGTAGTACATATTATGCGTAATGTGGAAAAAGGATGAATGTTGCGTAATATTCATGCAAATGGGTCCTCTAtgttttttatctgtatttatgcGCACATTGCTCGTGGGCTGTATTATGGGTCTTATTTAGATAAGACAGTGTGGTATTTTGgggtgcatttgtttttgttaactatGGCGGAGGCTTTCCTCGGTTACACTTTGCCTTGGGGGCAAATGTCATATTGGGGGGCTACTGTTATTACTAATATACTTAGAGTGATCCCCGTAGTAGGAGAGAGTATGCTCCGCTATGTATGAGGGGGTTGGACCGTGTGTAATGCAACTCTAAAGCGGTTTTATACTTTACACTTTCTCTTACCGTTTGTGATAGTGgcggttgtttttttacacctgttttttttacatgagaaAGGGAGTAATAACCCTTTGGGTATTGAAAGAGGTACTATGTGTGTGCCCTTCCACCCCTTCTATACTATTAAAGATCTTTTTGGTTATGTTTGCTTtaggttcttttttatatatttagtgtgTGTGGATCCTGAGCTGTTAGGGAATCATTTAAACTATTGGCCTGCTAATCCTATAAAAACGCCAATCCATGTTCAGCCTGAGTGGTATTTTATGTTTGCTTATGCAATCCTTCGTTCAATTCCTCATAAAGCGGGGGgggtatatgttatgtttttgtcgATTGTAGTATTATACCTAATTCCTAGTCTTCACAGAGGTAAGTATCGAAGTTTATGTTTTTACCCGTTTAATCAAGTAGTGTTTTGAGTGTTGGTTGGTAGGTTTATTAGGTTAACATGGATTGGTGCTCGCCCAGTGCGGGAGCCTTATATCATTTTGGGGCAGTGTCTTTCAGTCATTTATTTCTCTAGGTTGTTATTAAACCCTCTTTCTTTGTGGGTGTGGGACAAGCTGCTTGAATACCCTAAATTCTGTAGGAGTCGTCCTGTAGACCTGAaatggtttaagtttttagcttatttcaagttattaaaattagtaaatcgCGAAAGTAGCGCACGTGAGTGGGCTAAtaagtgtagaaaaatataa